One window of the Candidatus Microbacterium colombiense genome contains the following:
- a CDS encoding helix-turn-helix domain-containing protein produces MPLRSDWSEEFCPIRRSLDVLGDPWVLLIVRDVLHGRGRFDALRENLQISEPVLSRRLSAMVDAGLLTRVDYLDGTRTRQGYAATEAAAELLPILQQLALWGERHTAMPEGGAHMAMIHESCGHETHDGGVCSACGERLSPEQMTWVKPWKNAIDRLQPAGTLR; encoded by the coding sequence ATGCCACTGAGGTCGGACTGGTCCGAGGAGTTCTGCCCGATCCGTCGTTCGCTCGACGTGCTCGGCGACCCGTGGGTGCTGCTCATCGTCAGAGATGTGCTGCACGGGCGCGGACGCTTCGATGCACTGCGCGAGAACCTGCAGATCTCCGAGCCTGTGCTCAGTCGTCGACTGTCGGCGATGGTCGACGCGGGTCTGTTGACGCGCGTGGACTACCTCGACGGCACACGCACCCGGCAGGGCTATGCGGCGACGGAAGCGGCAGCCGAGCTGCTGCCGATCCTGCAGCAGCTCGCCCTCTGGGGGGAGCGGCACACGGCGATGCCCGAGGGCGGCGCTCACATGGCGATGATCCACGAGAGCTGCGGACACGAGACACACGACGGGGGAGTCTGCAGCGCTTGCGGGGAGCGGCTCAGCCCCGAGCAGATGACCTGGGTGAAGCCGTGGAAGAACGCCATCGACCGGCTGCAGCCCGCGGGAACGCTTCGCTGA
- a CDS encoding MFS transporter, whose amino-acid sequence MTPPSEPTNADWRDGTPTRRRIHPAWWVAAVAFLALLAAAGFRAAPGALMVPLNEEFGWSTTVMSLAVSVNLLLYGLTAPFAAALMDRFGVRQVVATALTLVALGAGGSVLMTASWQLLLFWGLLIGLGTGSMALVFAATIANRWFVRRRGLVMGILTAGSATGQLIFLPPVAALAESAGWRTASLLVAGVALAAVPVVWLVLRDHPEDRGVFPLGADPATYVPPARATGNAATRALEGLAFASKKPSFWALVFAFAICGATTNGLIGIHFIPSAHDHGMATTTAAGLLAVVGIFDIAGTIASGWLTDKFDPRILLVTYYAFRGVGLVLLPWLLSDVVHPSMVLFVVIYGLDWVATVPPTAALCREIFGDRGTIVFGWVFAAHQIGAAAAALGAGVIRDVFGTYTYAWWGGAALCAIAALLSLVIRRPQILRPAPTEAVRAE is encoded by the coding sequence ATGACCCCTCCCTCCGAGCCGACGAATGCCGACTGGCGCGACGGCACCCCCACCCGGCGCCGCATCCACCCCGCATGGTGGGTCGCCGCCGTCGCCTTCCTCGCCCTGCTCGCCGCAGCCGGCTTCCGAGCCGCGCCGGGCGCCCTCATGGTGCCGCTCAACGAGGAGTTCGGCTGGTCGACGACGGTCATGTCCCTCGCGGTCAGCGTCAATCTGCTGCTCTACGGGCTGACCGCACCGTTCGCCGCCGCACTCATGGATCGCTTCGGCGTGCGCCAGGTCGTCGCCACCGCGCTCACCCTGGTCGCCCTCGGCGCCGGCGGCAGTGTGCTGATGACCGCGTCCTGGCAACTGCTCCTGTTCTGGGGACTTCTCATCGGACTCGGTACCGGATCGATGGCGCTGGTGTTCGCCGCGACGATCGCCAACCGATGGTTCGTCCGTCGTCGAGGGCTGGTGATGGGGATCCTCACCGCGGGCTCTGCGACCGGTCAATTGATCTTCCTTCCTCCGGTGGCAGCCCTCGCCGAGAGCGCCGGCTGGCGCACGGCCTCCCTGCTGGTGGCAGGAGTCGCCCTCGCAGCAGTGCCCGTGGTGTGGCTCGTGCTGCGTGATCACCCCGAGGATCGCGGAGTGTTCCCCCTCGGCGCCGATCCCGCCACCTACGTTCCGCCCGCGCGGGCCACGGGGAACGCCGCCACACGCGCGCTCGAGGGACTCGCCTTCGCCTCGAAGAAGCCGTCGTTCTGGGCGCTGGTCTTCGCGTTCGCGATCTGCGGCGCGACGACCAACGGGCTCATCGGCATCCATTTCATCCCGTCGGCACACGACCACGGGATGGCCACCACGACCGCGGCGGGCCTGCTCGCTGTGGTGGGCATCTTCGACATCGCCGGCACGATCGCATCGGGCTGGCTCACCGACAAGTTCGATCCGCGCATCCTCCTCGTCACGTACTACGCGTTCCGGGGCGTCGGCCTGGTTCTCCTCCCCTGGCTCCTCTCCGATGTCGTGCATCCGAGCATGGTGCTGTTCGTCGTGATCTACGGCCTGGACTGGGTCGCCACGGTTCCGCCCACTGCGGCGTTGTGTCGCGAGATCTTCGGCGATCGCGGCACGATCGTGTTCGGCTGGGTCTTCGCGGCGCACCAGATCGGGGCGGCCGCGGCTGCACTGGGAGCGGGCGTCATCCGAGACGTGTTCGGCACCTATACGTACGCGTGGTGGGGTGGGGCTGCGCTCTGCGCGATCGCCGCGCTGTTGTCACTCGTGATCAGGCGCCCGCAGATCCTCCGCCCTGCGCCCACCGAAGCCGTGCGAGCGGAGTAG